A window from Herbaspirillum sp. meg3 encodes these proteins:
- a CDS encoding phosphoribosylaminoimidazolesuccinocarboxamide synthase → MTSLYKTSITSLPLLGNGKVRDNYAVGDDKLLIVTTDRLSAFDVIMNEPIPGKGKVLNQMSDFWFEKLGDIVPNHLTGIAPETVVAANEVEQVRGRAVVAKRLKPILVEAVVRGYIIGSGWKDYQESGSICGIKLPEGLQQAAKLAEPIFTPAAKADLGEHDENISFADMEKRIGSELANKMRDISIKLYKTAADYAATRGIIIADTKFEFGLDDNGVLHLMDEVLTADSSRFWPADSYKVGISPPSFDKQFVRDYLETVDGWKKTPPAPALPAEVIEKTGAKYREALERLTGNVLKD, encoded by the coding sequence ATGACCAGCCTCTACAAAACTTCCATCACTTCACTTCCTTTGCTGGGCAACGGCAAGGTGCGCGACAACTATGCCGTCGGCGACGACAAGTTGCTGATCGTGACGACCGACCGCCTGTCAGCATTCGACGTCATCATGAACGAGCCGATTCCAGGCAAGGGCAAAGTGTTGAACCAGATGTCGGATTTCTGGTTCGAGAAGTTGGGCGACATCGTGCCGAATCATCTGACCGGTATTGCTCCGGAAACCGTGGTTGCCGCCAATGAAGTCGAACAGGTACGCGGCCGCGCCGTAGTTGCCAAGCGCCTCAAACCGATTCTGGTGGAAGCTGTTGTGCGCGGCTACATCATCGGTTCCGGCTGGAAGGATTATCAGGAGTCTGGTTCCATCTGCGGCATCAAATTACCGGAAGGTCTGCAACAAGCGGCCAAGCTGGCTGAGCCTATTTTTACCCCCGCAGCCAAGGCCGATCTTGGCGAGCACGATGAGAACATCAGCTTCGCCGACATGGAAAAACGTATCGGCAGCGAACTGGCCAACAAGATGCGCGACATCAGCATCAAGCTGTACAAGACCGCCGCTGATTACGCTGCGACACGCGGCATCATCATCGCCGACACCAAGTTTGAATTCGGCCTGGACGACAACGGCGTGCTGCATCTGATGGACGAGGTGCTGACTGCTGATTCGTCGCGTTTCTGGCCTGCGGACAGCTACAAGGTCGGCATCTCGCCACCGTCGTTCGACAAGCAGTTCGTGCGCGATTATCTGGAAACTGTCGACGGCTGGAAGAAGACGCCGCCTGCACCTGCATTACCTGCAGAAGTGATCGAGAAGACTGGCGCGAAATACCGCGAAGCGCTGGAGCGTCTGACCGGCAATGTTCTGAAGGACTGA
- the fba gene encoding class II fructose-bisphosphate aldolase (catalyzes the reversible aldol condensation of dihydroxyacetonephosphate and glyceraldehyde 3-phosphate in the Calvin cycle, glycolysis, and/or gluconeogenesis) codes for MPLVSMRQLLDHAAENGYGLPAFNVNNLEQVTAIMQAADEVGAPVIMQASAGARKYAGEAFLRHLIEAAVEAYPHIPVVMHQDHGQSPAVCMAAIKSGFTSVMMDGSLMEDGKSVASYEYNVEVSRKVVEFSHAIGVTVEAELGVLGSLETMMGDKEDGHGADGKMTREQLLTDVGQAADFVKQTQCDALAIAIGTSHGAYKFSRKPTGDILAIDRIKEIHARIPNTHLVMHGSSSVPQELLAEIREFGGDMKETYGVPVEEIQEGIKHGVRKINIDTDIRLAMTGAIRRYLMENPGKFDPRDYLKPAREAAKLVCKARYLSFGCEGQAGKIKAIPLEKIAEKYKKGELSQIVQ; via the coding sequence ATGCCTCTCGTATCCATGCGTCAATTGCTGGACCACGCCGCCGAAAACGGCTACGGTTTGCCAGCGTTCAACGTCAACAATCTGGAGCAAGTCACTGCGATCATGCAGGCTGCCGACGAAGTTGGCGCGCCAGTCATCATGCAAGCTTCCGCAGGCGCCCGTAAGTACGCCGGTGAAGCCTTCCTGCGCCACCTGATCGAAGCCGCGGTCGAAGCCTATCCGCACATCCCTGTCGTCATGCATCAGGACCACGGCCAGTCGCCGGCAGTCTGCATGGCCGCGATCAAATCCGGCTTCACTTCGGTGATGATGGACGGTTCGTTGATGGAAGACGGCAAGTCCGTCGCCAGCTACGAATACAACGTCGAAGTCTCGCGCAAGGTGGTGGAGTTCTCGCACGCCATCGGCGTCACGGTGGAAGCCGAACTGGGCGTGCTCGGTTCGCTGGAAACCATGATGGGCGACAAGGAAGACGGCCACGGCGCCGACGGCAAGATGACGCGCGAACAGTTGTTGACTGACGTCGGCCAGGCTGCCGATTTCGTCAAGCAGACGCAATGCGACGCGCTGGCCATCGCCATCGGCACCTCGCACGGCGCCTACAAGTTCTCTCGCAAGCCGACCGGCGACATCCTCGCCATCGACCGCATCAAGGAAATCCACGCGCGCATTCCAAACACCCATCTGGTGATGCACGGTTCGTCGTCCGTTCCGCAAGAACTGCTGGCTGAAATCCGTGAATTCGGCGGCGACATGAAGGAAACCTACGGCGTGCCGGTGGAAGAGATCCAGGAAGGCATCAAGCACGGCGTGCGCAAGATCAACATCGACACCGACATTCGTCTGGCGATGACCGGCGCGATCCGTCGCTACCTGATGGAAAATCCAGGCAAGTTCGATCCGCGCGATTACCTCAAGCCTGCCCGCGAAGCGGCGAAGCTGGTGTGCAAGGCACGCTATCTGTCGTTCGGCTGCGAAGGCCAGGCCGGCAAGATCAAGGCGATCCCGCTGGAAAAGATTGCCGAGAAATACAAGAAGGGCGAGCTCTCCCAAATCGTTCAGTAA
- the pyk gene encoding pyruvate kinase yields MQRATKIVATIGPASSDRETLTRMIKAGVNVVRLNFSHGKAQDHIDRATLVREVADACGVKVAIMADLQGPKIRVGKFENGKINLNNGDKFILDADCTMGNQERVGLDYKALPRDLKGDDVLLLNDGLIVLVVERVLGNEIHTVVRIGGELSNNKGINRQGGGLSAPALTAKDMDDIKTAMSFQADYVAVSFPKNATDMEMARQLGNVAAEPYGHKPLMIAKIERAEAIPLLQEILDASDGIMVARGDLAVEVGNAAVPGLQKRMIKMARASNKLTITATQMMESMIVNAVPTRAEVSDVANAVLDGTDAVMTSAETASGKYPVETVEAMSAICLAAEKSEDCKLDADFLNLQFTRVDQSIAYGALFTAHHLRVKAIAALTESGSTALWMSRHNIDVPIFAITPNVATRQKAALFRNVRTFELAQSTDTEVVLKAVQDLLLEQGVVQKGDLIVVTWGEPIGQVGGTNALKILKVGEY; encoded by the coding sequence ATGCAAAGAGCAACCAAGATCGTCGCCACCATCGGCCCCGCTTCCAGCGACAGAGAAACACTGACGCGCATGATCAAGGCGGGCGTGAATGTGGTGCGCTTGAACTTCTCTCACGGCAAGGCCCAGGACCATATCGACCGCGCCACGCTGGTGCGTGAAGTGGCCGACGCCTGTGGCGTCAAAGTCGCGATCATGGCGGATTTGCAAGGTCCGAAGATCCGCGTCGGCAAGTTTGAAAACGGCAAGATCAATCTCAACAACGGCGATAAATTCATCCTCGACGCCGATTGCACCATGGGCAATCAGGAACGTGTCGGCCTTGACTACAAGGCATTGCCGCGTGATCTCAAGGGTGACGACGTGCTGTTGCTCAATGATGGTCTGATCGTGCTGGTGGTTGAACGCGTGCTGGGCAACGAAATTCATACCGTCGTCAGGATCGGCGGCGAACTGTCCAACAACAAGGGCATCAACCGTCAAGGCGGCGGTTTGTCAGCGCCTGCGCTGACTGCGAAGGATATGGATGACATCAAGACGGCAATGAGCTTTCAGGCCGACTATGTTGCGGTGTCGTTTCCGAAGAACGCCACTGATATGGAAATGGCGCGTCAGCTCGGCAACGTTGCCGCTGAGCCGTACGGCCACAAGCCATTGATGATCGCCAAGATCGAACGCGCCGAAGCGATCCCGCTGCTGCAAGAAATCCTCGACGCTTCCGACGGCATCATGGTCGCGCGTGGTGATTTGGCCGTGGAAGTCGGCAATGCCGCCGTGCCGGGTTTGCAAAAGCGCATGATCAAGATGGCGCGCGCGTCGAACAAGCTGACCATCACTGCCACGCAGATGATGGAATCAATGATCGTCAATGCCGTGCCGACGCGTGCGGAAGTTTCCGACGTCGCCAACGCAGTGCTGGACGGCACCGATGCCGTGATGACCTCGGCCGAGACCGCTTCCGGCAAGTATCCGGTGGAAACCGTCGAAGCCATGTCGGCCATCTGCCTGGCTGCCGAAAAATCCGAAGACTGCAAGCTTGACGCCGACTTCCTGAACTTGCAATTCACTCGCGTCGACCAGTCGATTGCGTATGGAGCACTGTTCACCGCACATCACCTGCGTGTGAAGGCGATTGCGGCGCTGACCGAGTCCGGTTCCACTGCGCTGTGGATGAGCCGACACAATATCGATGTACCGATTTTTGCCATCACCCCCAATGTCGCGACGCGCCAGAAGGCCGCGCTGTTCCGCAATGTGCGCACGTTTGAACTGGCGCAGTCCACCGACACCGAAGTGGTGTTGAAGGCCGTGCAGGACTTGCTGCTGGAGCAAGGCGTCGTGCAAAAGGGGGATTTGATCGTCGTGACCTGGGGTGAGCCGATTGGACAAGTCGGCGGCACCAACGCCTTGAAAATCCTCAAGGTCGGCGAGTACTGA
- a CDS encoding phosphoglycerate kinase has protein sequence MKFNRLSDLISSNQLQGKRVFIRADLNVPQDDAGNITEDTRIRASVPAIREARDAGAAVMVTSHLGRPVEGEFKPEDSLAPVAKRLSELLGAEVKLVSNWTDGVDVAPGQVVLLENCRLNKGEKKNSDELAQKIAKLCDVYVNDAFGTAHRAEATTYGIAKFAPIACAGPLLAAELDALGKALNQPARPLVAIVAGSKVSSKLTILKALADKVDNLIVGGGIANTFMLASGLKIGKSLVEADLVDEAKAIIDMMAKRGASVPIPVDVVCGKEFSPTAVATVKDAKDVADDDMIFDIGPKTSAILAAQLAKAGTIVWNGPVGVFEFDQFGAGTKALAQAIADSDGFSIAGGGDTLAAIAKYDITDKVGYISTGGGAFLEFLEGKTLPAVEILMQRAQ, from the coding sequence ATGAAATTCAACCGACTCAGCGATCTCATCTCTTCCAATCAACTGCAAGGCAAGCGCGTCTTTATTCGCGCTGATCTGAACGTGCCGCAGGACGATGCAGGCAATATCACCGAAGATACGCGCATCCGCGCTTCGGTGCCGGCTATCCGCGAGGCGCGTGACGCCGGCGCAGCCGTGATGGTGACGTCGCATCTGGGCCGTCCGGTTGAAGGCGAGTTCAAGCCTGAAGATTCGCTGGCGCCGGTTGCCAAACGGTTGTCGGAATTGCTGGGTGCAGAAGTCAAACTGGTCTCGAACTGGACTGACGGCGTCGATGTCGCGCCCGGCCAGGTCGTGCTGCTTGAAAATTGCCGCCTCAACAAGGGCGAAAAGAAAAATAGTGACGAGCTGGCGCAAAAGATCGCCAAGCTGTGCGACGTGTACGTTAATGATGCCTTCGGCACTGCGCACCGCGCGGAGGCCACCACATACGGTATCGCAAAGTTCGCGCCGATTGCCTGCGCCGGTCCGTTGCTGGCCGCTGAACTCGATGCGCTGGGCAAGGCGTTGAACCAACCGGCGCGTCCGCTGGTGGCGATCGTCGCGGGTTCGAAAGTTTCCAGCAAATTGACTATCCTGAAAGCATTGGCAGACAAGGTCGACAACCTGATCGTCGGTGGCGGCATCGCCAATACGTTCATGCTGGCGTCCGGTCTGAAGATCGGCAAGTCGCTGGTGGAAGCGGATCTGGTCGACGAAGCGAAGGCGATCATCGATATGATGGCCAAGCGCGGCGCATCGGTGCCGATTCCGGTCGACGTGGTATGCGGCAAGGAATTTTCGCCGACGGCCGTGGCGACCGTGAAGGACGCCAAGGATGTGGCGGACGACGACATGATTTTTGATATTGGTCCGAAGACCTCGGCAATTCTGGCGGCACAGCTGGCCAAAGCCGGCACCATCGTCTGGAATGGCCCGGTCGGCGTGTTTGAGTTCGATCAGTTCGGTGCAGGCACCAAGGCGTTGGCGCAGGCGATCGCTGACTCCGACGGTTTCTCGATTGCCGGTGGTGGCGACACGCTGGCGGCGATCGCTAAATACGATATCACCGACAAGGTCGGCTATATTTCGACCGGTGGCGGTGCTTTCCTGGAGTTCCTGGAAGGCAAGACTCTGCCGGCAGTGGAAATTCTGATGCAGCGCGCGCAATAA
- a CDS encoding AzlD domain-containing protein — protein sequence MNAFDVWVSIVLLTMSTLITRSGFFLFGHAVKLPPKLQHALGYAPAAAMAAIVMPDLMTSGGAIDINWANPKLLAGIGGGIFFMVTRHLLGTIVAGMTLFTVLRLAL from the coding sequence ATGAACGCCTTCGACGTTTGGGTTTCTATAGTGTTGTTGACGATGTCGACCTTGATTACCCGAAGCGGCTTTTTCCTGTTCGGTCATGCCGTCAAGTTGCCGCCCAAGCTGCAACATGCCTTGGGCTATGCCCCGGCAGCGGCGATGGCGGCGATTGTGATGCCGGATCTGATGACCTCGGGTGGTGCGATCGACATCAACTGGGCCAATCCAAAGTTGTTGGCGGGTATCGGCGGCGGGATTTTCTTCATGGTGACCCGGCATTTGCTGGGAACGATTGTTGCCGGAATGACACTCTTTACAGTGCTGCGTCTTGCGCTGTAG
- a CDS encoding AzlC family ABC transporter permease yields the protein MNKETDAGDSRSDPVRIVAGAAESSESVPVQTKAQARHIEKEAFQEGWRASASTIPAVLAWGIVSGMAMVKSGMTIWQSLAMTLTVYAGSAQFAVLPLLAAHTPLIVIFLTAMIVNLRFVIFSAAVAPHFAHLPWYRRVWYGYFNGDISMGFFPQRFPAHTVHQPAGKLGFFEAVCYPGWFAWQVGAIIGILLASQIPESWNIGFAGTLALIAIMIPMIINRAALAGVIVSGAVAVVAINLPYRLGLLLAVVIGMAAAMLADKFIVKEKE from the coding sequence ATGAACAAGGAGACAGACGCCGGGGACAGTCGATCTGATCCGGTAAGGATAGTTGCGGGGGCTGCGGAGTCGTCAGAATCTGTGCCGGTGCAGACCAAGGCGCAAGCGCGGCATATCGAGAAAGAAGCGTTTCAGGAAGGCTGGCGCGCCAGTGCATCCACCATTCCCGCCGTGCTGGCCTGGGGCATCGTATCCGGCATGGCGATGGTCAAGTCGGGTATGACCATCTGGCAATCGCTGGCCATGACGCTCACCGTCTACGCCGGATCCGCCCAATTTGCCGTCCTGCCGCTCTTGGCGGCGCATACGCCGCTGATCGTGATCTTCCTGACGGCGATGATCGTCAACCTGCGTTTCGTCATCTTCTCCGCCGCGGTAGCGCCGCATTTTGCCCATCTGCCCTGGTATCGCCGTGTCTGGTATGGCTATTTCAACGGCGACATTTCAATGGGATTCTTCCCGCAGCGATTCCCCGCCCATACGGTGCATCAGCCGGCCGGCAAGCTCGGCTTTTTCGAAGCGGTCTGCTACCCGGGCTGGTTCGCATGGCAGGTCGGCGCCATCATCGGCATTCTGCTGGCCAGCCAGATCCCCGAAAGCTGGAATATCGGTTTCGCGGGTACGCTGGCCCTGATTGCGATCATGATCCCGATGATCATCAACCGGGCCGCGCTGGCCGGCGTCATCGTGTCCGGCGCTGTTGCCGTTGTTGCAATTAATCTGCCGTACCGACTGGGGCTGCTGCTGGCGGTCGTGATCGGCATGGCCGCTGCGATGCTGGCAGATAAATTTATCGTTAAGGAAAAAGAATGA